GAGCGCTCGGGCCGTCGCCGTCTTGCTCCCCCAGTGCGACGCGTACGCCTCCAGGGTCGCGAGCTGGTCGTCGCGCAGGGTGCCGAGCACCTCCTCGATCAGGTCCTCGGCCTCGGCGTCGTCGCGCAGGGCGCTCGCGAACCGCGCCAGGCGGTGCTGCCGCGAGTCGACCACTCCGCCGCCGGAGGGCGCCCAGTCGCGCACTCCCCGCACCTCGGCCAGCTCCCGCTGGACCCGGCGCTGGTCGCCGAGCCCTCCGCCCACGCAGACCAGGGCCCCGGAGTCGCCGAGCGGCGCCGCGCGGTCCAGGAGCGCCGCGCGCCCCTCCTCCATCGCCCGCGCGTCCGTGAACGGGAGCAGTGCGAGCACCTCGGCGCCCACCACGCCGAGCACGGGGCCCGCGTCCGCGCCGACGCTGCCGAGCAGCTCGCGGAGGGAACGGAGCACGCGGTCGTCGTGCCCGGTGTCGGCCCAGACCCCGAGGTAGCGCTCCCGCGAGGAGGCGCCGAGCCGGCCGAGGAACGCGTCGATCTGCAGGTCGGCCGCCGCCTCCGCTCGCGAGTGCTCGGCCGTGGCCACCGCGAACAGCTGGGCCGTGAGGCGCTCGGCGACCGACGGCGGGCGGTGCCGGAGCAGCGCGACGGCCAGCACGTCCGGCGCGCGGTCGAGCGCGACGGCGACGGAGTGGAGATCGGCCGCGACGTGGGCGCGCAGGTGCAGCGTCCCGAGCAGCGAGTCGCCCGCCCGCAGCACGTTCGAGAAGGTGCCGGACGTCGGTCCGGTGTCCACTCCGCGCCCGGGAGCGGCCCGGGCGATCTCCTCGCCCGTCAGCGACACCAGCGAGGCGGAGGCGCCGGTCGCCGTCGAGACGACGCGGAGGAGCTCGTCGATCCCGGCGTCCGCGGCGGCCGCCTCGCTCAGGAGACCGGACACTCTGTCCGCCAGGCGGAGGCTCCGGAACTTCTGCTCGGTGAGATGGGTGTTGATGCTCTCGCACACCTGCACGAAGGGCACGCGCCGGGGCAGGGCGAGCACGGGCAGGCCGAGCTCGTCGGCGGCGGCGACGATCGGCACCGGCACCGCGGGCAGCCGCAGCGACAGCTCGACGGCGAGCGCACCGACCCCCGCCTCGACCAGGGACGCCACATAGCGGCGGCACTCCGCGGCGTCGTGGTCGGCCGAGAGGAGCGCGCCCTCCATCAGCAGCAGCTCGCCGCCCAGCAGGAGCGGGGCGATGTCGAGCTGCTCGCTCGCGTGGGCCCAGCGGATGAGCGCGCGGTCGGCCCGCGCGCCGCCCGCGACGACCACCGGCAGAGCGCTCGAGAAGACGGGATCGCTGAGCGCATCGGCGAGCAGGTAGGCCATACAGAACGTCCTCTCGCGTCACGGCGAATTTACACGGCCGGGTGCCCGGCGAAACGGCGCGGAACGAGAGTGGACCCGCACCCCGCCCTGCCCCACCTCACGTCCCTCCGAGAGGAACCGCCATGAGCACCGACGCCCTGCACGGCACCACCCACGACACCGAGGACGCGCTCACCCCGCTCCCCGACTCCCGCCGCACCGCCCGCCTCGACGGCCAGTTCTGGATCTGGGCGGGCGCCAACATCGCCCCCATCAACTGGGTGCTCGGCGCCCTCGGAGTGAACATGGGCCTCGGCCTGTGGGACACGATCACCGTCCTGGTCCTCGGCAACGTCGTCGGCATGGCCGTCTTCGGCTTCTTCGTGCTGCTCGGGCAGCGCACCGGCGCGACCGGCATGCTGATCGGCCGCTCCGTCTTCGGGCGCCGCGGCAACTACGCGCCCGCCGCCATCCAGGCGGTCGTCGTCATCGGCTGGTGCGCGATCAACACCTGGATCGTGCTCGACCTCGTGATCGCCCTGCTCGGCTCCGTCGGGATCGTCGATCCGGAGGAGGCGAACATCGGCTGGAAGATCGCCGTCGCCGCCGTGATCATGGCGATCCAGGTCGCGATCTCGTTCCTCGGCTACCGCGCGATCGCGGCCTTCGAGCGCTGGACCGTGCCGCCCACCCTCGTGGTGCTCGCGATCATGTCGATCGTCGCCTGGTTCTTCCTCGACATCGACTGGTCCTACGCCGGCCCCGCCGAGGGCGCCCTCACCGGAGGCGACCGCCTCGCCGCCATGTCGATCGTGATGACCGCCATCGGCATCGGCTGGGGCCTCACCTGGCTCGCCTACGCCGGCGACTACTCCCGCTTCGTCAGCCCGCGCTCCTCGAAGCGGAAGCTCTACCTCGCGAGCGTCCTCGGCCAGTTCATCCCCGTCGTCTGGCTGGGCGTGCTCGGCGCGACCCTCGCGACGAAGAACGGCTCGGTCGATCCCGGGCAGCTGATCGTCGAGAACTTCGGCGCGCTCGCGATCCCGGTGCTGCTGCTCGTGGTGCACGGCCCGATCGCCACGAACGTGCTCAACATCTACTCGTTCGGCATGGCCACGCAGGCCCTCGACATCCGGCTCGGCCGGCGTGCGCTCAGCCTGATCGTCGGCGTGCTCGCGTTCATCGCCGCGGTGTTCTTCGTCTTCCAGGACGACCTCGCGACCACCCTCGACGCCTGGCTCGTCGGGCTCGTCGGCTGGGTCGCTCCGTGGGGCGCGATCGTGCTGGTGCACTACACGGTCTTCGAGCCGCGGGTCCGCTCGTTCGGGCACCTCTTCGCCCCGGTCGGCTCGCCGCTGCTGCCCGACGTGCGCTGGCGCGCCCTGCTGTCGTTCGCGATCGGCGCGACGCTCACGTGGCTGTTCATGAACGGCTCCGTCCCCGCCCTGCAGGGCCCGGCCGCGACGGCCCTCGGCGGCATCGACGTGTCGTGGCTGGCGGGCGGCGTCTCGGCCGGACTCGCCTACCTCCTGCTCGGGCGCGGCGACGCCGCCGCCTGGGTCGCCCGCCGGGAGTCGGCCGCGCCTGCCGCGCAGCCCGAGCCCGTCCGCAGCTGACCGCGGCCCCGAGTCCGCCTCCGCCCCCAGCACCCCGCACCTCGCACCACGAACGGAACCGCCATGCCCCTCCTCATCACCGACGCCTCCGTCATCACCATGGACCCGGTCTCGGGCGCCGTGCCGATCACGGCGAGCATCCGCATCGTCGACGACGTCATCACCGCGATCGGCCCGGGGCTCTCGCCCGAGCCCGGCGACCAGGTCGTCGACGGCCGCGACCGCCTCGTCACCCCGGGGTTCGTCAACGCGCACACCCACTCGTGGGAGTACCTCTACAAGGGGCGCTACGACAACCTGCCCCTGGAGCTGTGGATGCTGCTCTCGTACCCGATCCTCGGGAACAGCCGCGTCGCTCCGGATCTGGTGAGGCTCCGCTCGTCGCTGTTCGCGCTGGAGTCGCTGAAGGCGGGGGTCACGACGCTCGTCGACGACGTGCTCGAGAACCCCGACCAGGATGCGCAGCAGCTCGCCGCGGTCTTCGACGCGTACGACGAGATCGGGATCCGCGCGAACATCTCGGGTCACGTGATCAGCAAGCCGTTCTACGAGACGATGCCGTTCGTCGAGGAGTACCTGCCCGCCGAGATCCTCGACTCGGTGCGGTCCGCGGCGCGGCCGACGACGGAGGGGTACCTCGCGTTCAGCCGCGAGGCGTTCGCCACCCAGCACGGGCGCGGAGGCGGGCGGCTGCGCTACATGGTCGCCCCGTCGGCCCCGCAGCGGTGCGGTCCGGAGCTGCTGACGGGGGCGACCGAGCTCGCGCTCGAGCACGACGCCGAGTGCCACATCCACGTCCTCGAGACGAAGACGCAGCTGGTGACGGGCGAGGAGTTCTACGGGTCGACCCTGGTGGAGTACATGGAGCGGATCGGCGCGCTCTCGACGAACACGACCTTCGCGCACGGGATCTGGCTGACCGACTCCGACATGGCGCGGGTGGCGGCCGCGGGCACCTCGATCTCGCACAACCCGATCTCGAACCTCAAGCTCGGCTCGGGCATCGCGCCGTGGCGGGCCCTGCACGACGCGGGGGTGAACCTGGGGCTCGGCACCGACGGCTGCTCGAGCAGCGACTCCCCGCGGATGCTCGACGTGGTGAAGGCGGCGGCGCTGCTGCACAAGGTGACCGACCCCGAGATCGCGACGTGGCCGACGGTCGCCGAGGTGCTCACCGCGGGGACGATCGGAGGCGCGCGCAGCGCGGTCCTCGACGGCGTCACCGGCAGCATCGAGGTGGGCAAGCAGGCCGACCTCGTGCTCTTCGACCTCGAGACCCTGAACTTCACCCCGCGCCAGCGCCTCGAGAACCAGCTGGTCTACTCCGAGAACGGCTCGTCGATCGACACGGTGATCGTGGCCGGCCGGATCGTCGTCGCCGGCGGGCGGTCGACGACGGTCGACGAGGCGGCGCTGCGGGCGGATCTGGCGGCGCAGCTCGGCGAGATCGTGGCGTGGCAGGACTCGCTCGACCGCACCAACGGGGTGCTGACGGAGCCGCTGCACAGGATGTACGCCGAGGCGATGCGGCGCGACGCGTCGATCGACCGCTTCAGCGGCCGCCGGCTGGTCTGAGCGGGGCTCCGGAGGCGAGACGGGCGGTCGGCGGCGGGATCGGGAGGGCCTGCGGCGCGGCGCGCCGGGCCGCAGCCCCGGCACAGGGGTCACCCGGGCGGAGGAACACTCATCGCGGAGGGCGGCCGGAGGCCCGCCCCTAGTGTCACTGCATGAGCGCCGGGGTCCCCTCCGGCCGCTGCCCAGGCGACCGCACACTCCCGCGACGTGCGGTCGTGAGAGGGTCGCGCCTCTGACCTCGACGCCCCGAAGGACGCCCCGTGCCGGTGACCGCCGCGAAGCCCCGCCAGCGCCCCCGCGCGCGGGCGGCCGCGGGTCCGGTCGGCACCGGGAGCGCTCACGTGCGAGCGCTCCCCGCGGGCAGAGCCCCCTCCAGCCCCCTCTCCCAGCCCTGAGTCCCCGCTCACCCTTCCCCGATTGGACCGCACGCCCATGACTCGAACTCTCAGCGCGACTCTCGCCGCCCTGCTGGTGGTGATCGCCGCCTTCTTCACGGCGGTCCCCAGCACGGCGGCCGCGAACCGCTACGCCGCCCCCACCGGCACCGGAACGGTCTGCACCTCGACCGCCCCCTGCTCCCTCGCCGTCGCCGTGCAGAACGCCGCGGCCGGCGACACCGTTCTGCTCACCTCGGGCACCTACCCGACGACCGACCTCAAGGGCGGCAAGGCGACCGTCGCCGCCCCCGTCACCGTCCAGCCCGCGCCCGGCGCTTCGCCCGTGCTCGGGACCACGAAGGTCTACACCCCCAACACCGTGTGGAACGACATCTTCTCGAGGACGCCCTTCTACACCTACGGCTCGGGCATCACGGTCAACCGGATGCACATCGACGGCTCCGGCATCTTCGTGCGCAGCGCGAACGTGGTGGTGCGCGACTCCCTCTTCGAGAACGGCTCGTCGATCGACGGCATCCAGGTCGGCGGCACCGACAACGGCCTGATCGAGAACAACGTCGTGCGCGACTTCGACCAGAACAAGAACAACGGCCTGCACGCCGACTGCATCCAGGTGTTCGAGAGCAACGACGTCACGCTCCGCGGCAACACGCTGAGCAACTGCTACAACGCGGGCATCATCTTCTCGCCGGGCGGCGGCGACGGGATGAGCCGGATCACCGTCGAGTCGAACTTCGTCTCGGGCTGCATCGTGGTCACGAACGACTGCCGCGGAGGCTCGTCCGCCGACTTCCGCGAGGCGTCGGCCGACGGCGTCTACATCCGCAACAACACGTTCGAGAGCGGAGCGCTCCGCGTCGGAGGCGCGAAGAACACGGTCTTCGACCGCAACATCGTCAGCTACCTCTCCTCGTGCACCAGCCCGATGACGAACACGATCGTCGAGGGCTGGAACTCGAAGCTCTGCGCACTCCCGGCGCTGATGAACCAGCAGGGCAACGTGCAGGGCGCGCCCGCCCTTCGCTCGCCCTCGACCGGCGACCTGCACGCTCTGAACGCCGCGCAGACGCAGATCGCGGGCTGGGGATCGACCACCGGCGCCCTGACCGACATCGACGGCCAGACCATGGGCGCTCTCACCGCCGGAGCCGACCAGGTCGGCGCCCTGAGCGCGCCGCCCGCGACGCCCACGGCGACCCCCACGCCCACGGCCACCGCCACCGCGACCCCGACGGCCACGCCGACCGCGACGCCCACGGCGACTCCGACCGCCACGCCCACCGCCACGGCCACGCCGACCGCGACACCGACTCCGACCGCCACCGCGGCTCCGGCCGACACGACGCGACCGACCGTCGCGGTCGTCTCGCCGGTCTCCGGAGCCTCCGTCTCGGGCACCATCACCCTGGTGGCCAGCGCCTCGGACGACGTCGCCGTGACCGGAGTCAGCTACTGGGTCGGCACGACGAAGCTCGGTGACGCGACCCGCGCGGCCGACGGGACCTGGCAGCTCACGGTGAACACCGCGGTCTTCGCCAAGGGCACGTACCCGGTGACCGCCAAGGCGGTCGACGCCGCCGGCAACGCGACCACGAGCGCGACCATCTCGCTGAAGCGCGTCTGATCCCGCGCGCACGACGGGCCCGCCATCCTCAGGGGTGGCGGGCCCGCGTCGTCTCAGTCGTCGAAGATCGCGCCGACCGGCTCGCGCTTCTCGGCCTGGAACCGGTCCTCGGCCCGGCCCAGCGCCCAGTACGCCGACAGCGAGAGCGCCGAGCGCTCGATCCCCCAGTCGCCCTGGAGGATGCCGCGCAGCTCCTTCATCGCGGTGCGCTCCCCGTGCGCGAAGACCTCGACGGCACCCTCCGGACGCGCCTCGGCGCGCACCGCCGCGACCAGGGCTCGACCCGCCTCCAGGGCCGCGCGGTGCAGCCAGCGGATCTCGACCCCGGCGGGGGCGGACAGCTCCACCTCGTCGGCCGCGCCGCCCACCTCGATCAGTGCCAGCCCGCGGGCCGCAGGGCCCATCGCCTCCAGTGCCGACGCGATCGCCGGGAGGGCGGAGTCGTCGCCGAGGAGGAGGTGCGCGACCGCCGGGTCCTCGCGCGGCGCCCACGCGCCACCGGGGGCCGACATCGCGAGCCGGTCGCCGGGCCGGGCGGCGGCGGCCCAGGGGCCGGCGACGCCCTCGTCGCCGTGGACGACGAAGTCGACGGCGATGCTCCGCTCGCCGACGGAGCGCACCGTGTAGGTGCGCCGCACCGGCAGGTCCTCGGGCGCGACGCTCGCGCGGAGGGCGTCGAGGTCGAACGGCGGCTCGAGCGGCGAGCCGGCCGGCGGGAGCAGGAGCTTGACGTAGCGATCGGTCACGGCGAGTCGCGCGGGATCCGCCTCCGCGAGGAAGCCGTCGACGCCCTCGCCCCCGAGGTGCACACGGACGAGGTGCTCGGCGAGCCGCTCCGTCCGCAGGACGGTGAGCACGTGCTGGCTGCGGGTCCGCCGCTCCCGGAGAGGCGGGCGCGGGGCGTCTGAGGCATCGGTCATCCCCTCAGCATGCCCGCCCTAGGCGGGAGCGAGCCGGATCAGCCGCGCCCCTCGAGGACGACGGACTCCAGCGTCCTCCGGAGCGCCTCGGAGCTGACCGGCTTGGTGAGGTGCGCCCTGACGCCCCTGACCGTCTCCGGAGGCAGCGAGGAGTACTCGAGGATCCCCGTCACGAGCACGAACGGGGGCGGGTCGGACGCCCCGGCGAGGGCCTCGAGGATCTGGACCCCCGTCCCCGACGGCAGGCGGTAGTCGGCGACCACGAGATCGAAGCGGTGCTCGGCGAGCGCGGCGAGCGCCTCCGGCACGTCCTCGGTCTCGTCGACGACCCAGTCGCTCCGGCGCAGCATGCGGCTCAGCACGAGCCGCGAGACGACGTCGTCGTCGACGACGAGCGCGCGCCCCGGCGTCACGACTCCTCCCCCCGGTCGACCATCGTGAAGATCTCGTCGAAGCGGGTGAGCCGGAAGACGCGCATCGCATCGTCGGAGGCGGGTCGCACCAGCACGAGCGACCTGCCGCTGAGCACTCGGTCGCGTCGCGCTCGCGCGAGCACGGCGAGTCCCGCGCTGTCGAGGAACGAGACGCCGGAGAGGTCGATCACCATCCGGGGGATCCCGGCCACCGGGGCGGCCAGCACCGTCTCGCGCACCCGCGGCGCCTCGCCGACGTCGAACCGCCCGGCCAGGGTCACTCTCACCGTGTCGTCGTCGCCGATCACCACGGCCATGTCGAGCTCCTCAGCCACGGGGTCCTCCGAGATCGAACGCCAGCTCGAGTTCGTTGCCGCTGCCCGTCCTGCGGTACGAGAGCTCGTCGACGAGGGAGCGGATGATCTTCACTCCGAACCCCCGCTCCTGCACCGCACCGGCCTCCGGGACCGGCACCGCGCCGAGGTCGAAGGCCGCGCCCCGATCGCTCACGCGCACCGTCAGCCGGTCCTCCTCGAGCACCAGATCGAGGTCGATGGTCGTCCCGGGGGGCGCGCCGGCGTGGTCGATGACATTGATGCACGCCTCGTGCACGGCGAGCTCGGCGCGGGCGAGGAGGGCCGCGGCCGCGGCCGGATCGAGCACCAGGGCCGCCTCGCGCAGCCACCCGCCCAGCGCACGGACCGCGAGCACGTCCGGCTCGAGCCGCAGCCGGGATTCGACGAGCACCGTCATCCCCGATCCTCCCTCCCGGCCAGGACGACCAGGGTCGTGTCGTCCGACGAGGGGCTGCCCTCGGCGAAGGCGGCGACCGTCGCGAAGACCTCCGCTCCCAGACTGGCAGGCCGCGAGCCGCGGCCGGACCGGCAGAGGTCGAGGAACCGGTCGTAGCCGAAGAGCCGGCCCGACGGGTCCTCCTGCTCGGCCAGCCCGTCGGAGCCCAGCACGAGCACCTCCCCGCGCGAGAGCTCGACGCACGCCACCTCGGGCACGAGACCCCGGACGACGCCCAGCGGCGGCACGGAGGGCGGCACGAACGACGCGTCGTCCCCGCCGATGCGCACGACGGGCGAGTGCCCGGCGTTGACGAGCCGGACGGTGCCGGTCGCCTCGTCGATCACGCCGACGACCAGGGTGATGAAGATCCCGATCTCGTCCAGGTGCTCGTAGAGCTCGTCCTCGATGCGGGAGAAGACGCCGATCACCGAGGAGTCGCGGCGCGCGAGGAAGGCGATGCGGCAGGCGGCGACGGCCCGCGTCATGAGCATGGCCGCGGGCAGCCCCTTGCCGGCGACGTCGCCGACGGCGAACCAGATCGCCCCCTCCGCCTCGCCGAACACGTAGAAGTCGCCTCCGGTCAGCGAGGCCGGCACGGTCCTCGCGAAGACCTCCACCGCACTCGAGCGCGGCGGCGCCTCGTCGATCACCGACTGCGCGAGGGCGGAGGCCAGCTGGTGCTCGCGCTCGACGGCCGCCTGGCGCACCTCGCGCTCGTGCAGCTCGGTGAAGGCGAGCATGACCCCGAGGGCCGAGACGATGGCCTCGATGAGCGGCACGTCCACGGTCGAGAACGGGCGCCCGGCGTCGCGGAAGAAGGCCGCGCGGCGGTCGCGGCCGCCGTCGGGGTCGAGGGTCCCGACGATCGCGGCCCCCGCCTCCGCCGTGCTCAGCTGCTCCCCCGTGGCGTCGGCGACCGCCGCGGCGGCGATCGCCGTGGCGGAGTCGACGGCGCGCTCGTCCCCGACCGACTGCAGGACCGCTCCCTCGTCGAGCAGGAGGACGGACCGCGCTCCCGTCAGCTCCAGCGCCTTCTCGAGGAGCAGCCGGACGGTCTGATCGCTCGCGACACCCTGCACGTTGATCTGCGCCAGAGCTCGCATCGCGAAGACGCGGTCCTGGGTGGCGATCAGCTCGTCGGTCAGCCTCCGCTGCGTCGACTCGAGGTCGGACATCCGCGCCCGCACCCGGCCGAGGGCCGCGAGAGCGGGGCTCGAGGCCGCCGCGTCCCGCGCGAGGAGGTCGAGGTCCGAGACGACGGCGGGAGCCGCGGGAGCGCCGGCACGGAGCGGGACGGGCTCGCTCACGGCGTCTCGGCCCCCTCCTGCTCGGCGATCCGGAACACCCCCGCGAGGTCCGTGATCTCGAGGATGACCCTGACCGGGTCGGACAGGGCGGTCAGCACGACGGCGCCGCCCCGGGCCGCCGCCGCCTTGTGCAGTCGCACGAGCTCGGCCAGCGCCGTGGAGTCGACGAACGCCACCTGCGACAGGTCGAGCCCGAGCTCCGGCCTCTCGTCGGTGATCAGCGGCTCGACGGTGCGGCGGAACGTCGCCGCCTCGTGGGCGTCGAACCGGCCCACCAGGTGCACGGTGCTGCGGGAGGGATCGGTCTCGGTGCGGATGATCATGGCTGTGCCCCCGGGTCGGTGTCGATGGTGGTGTCGCTCGGCCGTCTGCGCCCGGGCTCGCCGCGGGCGTAGGTCCCCCGCAGGTCGTTCGCGCGGATGCGCAGCAGGTCGAGCAGGAAGCGCGCGCTGACGCGGAGGGCGTGCACGGTCGAGCCCGGGGCGTCGATCCACTCGACCGGCACCTCCTCGACCCGGTAGCCGCACCGGCCCGCGAGGTAGAGCACCTCGAGATCGAACGAGAAGCCGTCGACGACCTGGAGCTCGAAGAGGCGCCGCGCCGACTCCGCCGTGAAGAGCTTGAAGCCGCACTGGGTGTCCGCGACGGTGATGCCGAAGCCGCGGGCCACCACCAGGTGCAGCACCCTGCTGAGCACCCGCCGGGCGAGGCTCTTGCCGCTGACCGAGGCGCCGGTCGCCGCCCGCGACCCGACGACGACATCGGCGCCGTCGTCGATCCGGGCCTTCAGCCGGTCGAACTGCTCGATGGGCGTCGACTGGTCGGCGTCGGCGAAGAGCACGAGCTCTCCGCGGGCCGCCAGCACGCCCCGGCGGACCGCGTCGCCCTTGCCGGCGTTCACGGGTGCGCGGAGGAGGCGCAGATTGGGGAAGCGCAGGTCCGCGACGAGGCTCGGGGTGGCGTCGGTGGATCCGTCGTCCGCGATGATCAGCTCCCACGGCTCGCCGCGACCGCTCATGTGCGTCGCGATCGCGCCGATCGTGGGGAGGATCCGCCACTCCTCGTTGTAGGCGGGGACCACGACCGAGACGCGCGGTGCCTCCGCGAGCGGCGTGGTCACCCACGCGCGGTACGAGCGGTAGACCGATGAGTCCTCCGTCACGGGAGCACCTCCTCGAGCGAGGTGCGCCGAGAGCGCGCGACGACGGCCCTGACGGCCAGGACGAGCACGAGGACGCTCATCGCGACCGCCTGCATCGCGATGAGCGCCGTCATGTCGCGGTGCTCGATCACCAGGAGCACCGTCTGCAGCACGGCGGCGCCCAGCAGCAGCCACGACTCGGTGGTCCGCGACTGCGAGAGCCGGTAGCTGGCGACGAGATTGGCCACGGCGAACAGCGTCGTCGCGCCGGCGTAGCCCGCGAGGGGCAGGGAGAGACCGGAGTAGTCGGGCCCCAGCACGACGCCGAGCACCGGTCCGCCGACCCAGAGCGCCCCCAGTGAGCAGGCGGCTCCGATGCCGACGACGACACCGACGCCCGCGCGGAGCACGGCCGCCGAGTCGCGGCCGGCGGCCTGGCGTCGTGCGGCCTCGGGGAACACGACGGTCGCGACCGACCAGGTCAGGAAGAAGACGGCCCGCCCGACCAGGGCGACCGCCGCGTAGATGCCCGCGTCCGTCGGGTCGAGCACCGCCTTGGCGATGAAGACGTCGCTGTTGTTCGCGATGATCTGGCCCACGAGCAGGATCGAGACGAGGGCGGCGTAGGCGCGCACCTCGCCTCGTCCGATGGACCCCGCCACCGGTCCGCCGCGGGGCCGCGCGACGGCCGCCACCACGGCGCAGGTGACGACGAACGACGCCGAGAGCGCGATCGTCGCCCCCATCACTCCGTATCCGGCCGAGACGAAGAGGACGCCGGATCCCACCCGCACCACCATCTCGATCACGAAGGAGAGCGCGAGCGGGGCGAAGAGCGAGCGCGCCTGGAGGACGCCGCGCCCCACGGCCTGCACGAGCCAGAACGGGACTCCGGCACCGAGCACGACGAACGGCCAGGGCGAGGCCGTCCGGAACAGCGTCGACCAGAACTCGGCGCCGAACGCGAGCACGGCGCCGGCGCCGAGGCCCGAGACGAGCGCGATCCGCCGCAGCCGACGGGCGAGCCGATCGGAGTCGCCGGAGTGGCCGAGCTCGTCGGCCCGCGCCACGAACCGCGCGGCGACGAGCTGGAGGCACAGCGCGATCGAGGTCAGGCTGAACAGGAAGGTGACCATGAGGTTCGCGTCCGCGAACTCCGCCGGAGTGAGCACCCTGCCGAGGAAGAGGTTGAGCGCGTAGTTGCCCGCGTTCGCGAGGAGCATCGCGGCCGAGAGCGCCGAGGCTCCGCGGAGCAGCCGGCGCGCGGGCGCGTTCACCGATGCCTCCGCCGCGCGATGATCCGCTCGAGGTGGGCGACGTGCCACTGCACGACCTCGGACATCGGGATCCCGGTCGCGGCGTCGAGGTTCCGCCTCCCCAGGGCGTCCCGGAGGTCGGAGTCCTCGAGCACCTCGGCGAGCGCGTCGGCGAGGCTCGCGGGATCGCCGGGCTCGAAGTAGACCCCGCGGAAGCCCTCCTCCTCGATGATGTCGACGAGGTCGCCGATCCTCGGCAGCACGGCGGCCCGCCCGTACTCCCCGGCCTGGTGGAGCACGCCGGAGCTGCCGGTCGTCGAGGTGTAGGGGAACGCGACGACGCTCGCCGAGAGGAACAGCGGGCCGATCTCCTCCTCGGCGATGTAGCCGGGCAGCTCGAGTCCCGGGACGGACGCGTAGCGCTCGGCCACCGCGCTCATGTAGCCCGCGGAGTTCGGCGAGTCGGTGCCGGCGATCACCAGCCGGATGTCGTCGACGCCCCGCTCGAGCAGCAGCTCGTAGGCCGCGACGAGCACGTCGACCGTCTTGTAGGTGCCCCACTTGCCGAAGGCGAGGATCCTCCGCGGTCCGGGCGGCGGGGCGGAGGAGGGCAGCGGCACGTCCTCGAAGCTCCCGTGCGGGGCGAGGATCGCGTTCTGCGCGCCGTAGCTCGCGCGCACGAAGTCGACGTAGCGCGGGATGGTCAGCGCGACCAGGTCCGCTCGGAGCAGGGCCCGCGTGAGCACCCGGCCGGCGAGGGTCATCAGTCGCGCGGTGGACTTCGAGCCCGCGAAGCCCGCGTCCTCCATGTCGACGTTGTCGGCGAGGTTGTGCAGGACCACGAGCGTCGGCACGCGGAGCGCCGTCAGCACGGCCGGGACGAGGAGCCCGAGCGCCCCGGGGACGCGCCGGTCGCCGAAGGTCGCGAACTGCAGGTTCAGGACGACCGCGTCGGGGCGCGTCCGGAGGACCTCCCGCGGCACGCTCACGAGGTTCGCCGGGGAGTTGAAGCGCCAGCACGGGCGCACCACGGTCTTCTCGAGTGGGTCGGGCTCGCCGGCGTCGGTGACGTCGCAGTACACGATCACCTCGGCGACCTCCTCGAGGCGCGAGAGGTGCTTGACCAGGTGGTGGCCGAACTCGTTCAGGCTGTTGCGGCCGGGCGGCATCGCCGTCACGACGCCGAGCCGCAGCCCGCCGGGACGCGGCGCGGATCGCCCGTCTCCCGTCGCAGATCGCCCTGTGCGCATGCC
The genomic region above belongs to Rathayibacter sp. VKM Ac-2759 and contains:
- a CDS encoding glycosyltransferase, which gives rise to MPDGRGPIDGRSVEAEGTGMRTGRSATGDGRSAPRPGGLRLGVVTAMPPGRNSLNEFGHHLVKHLSRLEEVAEVIVYCDVTDAGEPDPLEKTVVRPCWRFNSPANLVSVPREVLRTRPDAVVLNLQFATFGDRRVPGALGLLVPAVLTALRVPTLVVLHNLADNVDMEDAGFAGSKSTARLMTLAGRVLTRALLRADLVALTIPRYVDFVRASYGAQNAILAPHGSFEDVPLPSSAPPPGPRRILAFGKWGTYKTVDVLVAAYELLLERGVDDIRLVIAGTDSPNSAGYMSAVAERYASVPGLELPGYIAEEEIGPLFLSASVVAFPYTSTTGSSGVLHQAGEYGRAAVLPRIGDLVDIIEEEGFRGVYFEPGDPASLADALAEVLEDSDLRDALGRRNLDAATGIPMSEVVQWHVAHLERIIARRRHR